The DNA sequence CATGTGTGGTTGGAGACAATCTCTTGCATGGATTTTGTATCATACACACGTGACGAAAAAAGTGACCTTTTAGTTCAAAAAGACAATTATACACAGAGTAATCGCACTTATCAGGTAATTAGCGATCTATTTTGCACTTGCTGAGAAAGTGGTCATATACTCGTTCATTGTCTTGCCCCTACATTGCTTCAGATTTACATTGAGTCTCGAGCTTTCTGTTCAACTGAGTCATATTGCACCACTCGATCATTCGCTTCGGTTATTGATTTTATGTTGTTCTGTATACAATACAGTAAAAGAATTTCGGTATGTAAAACTATTCAGGCACAGTCCGTTTGTTAAAGGTCTAAATAAGCTTCAACGACAAACCTTTTTTTGACTTGAAAAGTCAATTCGATGAAGGAAGGTAAATTAGAGCAACGGGTCAGGATATTGGAGTTTACTGGCTGAGCATTATGGTTCTTATAGAAACCAGGATGTGTCTGCTCTTGTGGAATGATTAGAAAGGGATCCCTTTGAAAATCCTTCTTTCGTGGCTCGCTTTGTGCGAAGATGTATCCCTCATTCCGCCAACTTCACTTTTCACTTTAGTGTATCGACAGCTCTCGTTCTCCATCAAATCTGCAGAAAAACGTCTGATTGTTTGACGATGAATAGAAGTGGGAATTCTGTTGCTCGGTGCTGGACATATATTGATTATAAATAACGTGACGGTGTGATGTAGTTACTCTAAAAATCCATAAATAAACACGGCCGCCTGGATGCCGCAAGAAAGAGTGGATGGCTGCTTGGGAGTGACGTCACGGCCATCAGCGTGAATGACGGCGCCCCGGACAAAGCGGTGGAGACTCCGCCAGTGAATCTCAACACCAAGGTGGCTGAAATCCTCTCGCAATTCCCATAAGAGGTATGGTGGACTCGAAATCCCAGTCGCAGATCGTTTAGTGTAATTCTGATACGGAGCGAACCGGAGAACAGTGTGAGGTCGACAGCCCCAGTGCATGTTTTCCACACCGCCATGAGCGCAGTGCCGAATTACCGAGCACATTGCAGCAAGTAGACGGTCCGTCCGGGGGGATGTTTGCTGCCAGATGTTTCGTTTATCGGACGTGCGTGCACCCTTGAACTTTAACGATTTAGTTAACTTGCAAATTCGTCCATTTGCGGACTTTGGCCAGTCACCTTCGCGCAATCATTTGTTTTCTCTGAGTTGCGGATAAACGCGCTATGGTAAGGTTAGATCCTTCAGAACGAAAATATCTAGTATGTAAATGCGTCGCCTAGATTAAGGACGTGCTGTTAAGTTCGCCGTTGTGCATAGTTATGGATGTTATTGGTTAGAAATGAACAGAATGTCCAGATTAGTGTGCTTTTTAACGTTAGTGGAAATACTCATATAAGTCCGACATTACAAAGTAACAGTTTACAGAATTGTATCTTTTTTTTCACCAACATCTGTCAGCCGAAGTAACTATGAAGCGGCTTGTGTGAGAAATTAATTGCCCCTTTTAGTACATGGCCGCAACACAATAACGTCTATAACTCAAATATCTTTGCATTTCCTCGTTTGTTTGTCTCTGCCCTAGTAACGTAAGGGAGCCATGGAGAGAAATGTGTCTTCTACTGTAGTTACAGCTTGGAGGTTTTATTGCAGTTGAATCATCTCAAAAAGGCCCTGTATTTGTCGCTGGCATAATTACAGGTTGTGTTTATGATGCTGGATGATGGACCCCCAGCCATAACCTATAAGCCTGTTGTCATGGCGTAAAGAGgttgcccactgagccactgtgatTGGCCAGTCAACGCTGTCAGAGCACCGGAGCCCGAGAACGCTGGACAGGGGGCAATTCCAGTCTGTGGGTGTTACTTAGGGGCATTGTGGTGGTAAATAGGGATGCGACGTGGTATTGtatcaggggaaaaaaagttttaaaggGTTTTGTCATACTTCTAAATACAGTTTCTCACATGACCTTGCTGCATGGCATTGGATGCTGAGTAAAGTATCAAATATAAAAGATACAAAATATCTGCTTAGATTTATGTAGCATATCATTGGTAAATTGCAGCTTTTATTGCCCATTAAATACAATCTACTTCTTAAAATGACTAGGATTGGAAATGTTGGCTTATCCACAGTTGTTCTGGTATTCTTTGTTGTCTTACTGGTGCAGTGCTCTTGTGACATTCCTATTCTAAATACAGAAGTTGTAAAGGTGTATAACTGCCAGAAAAGTAAACACAATTGTTAAAATATGTTAATGACAATGCTGATGTTCTGGAGCTAGAATTGCATAGTATATTTGCATAATCATTAGATGTCAGGCACCCAGACCTGACATAAATGCGACGAGTGTGAAAACATGTGGCATTATGGGATATCAGTGCGTGCGGAAATTATACAACAATGCTGCGCCTTAAAATCTGAAATGTATGAGTTTCACACATATTCCCCACGTCGGTGTCATCTTCAGACCAGCTCGTTTAGTCATTCATTATAAATCGTAACATGTCTTTTAAAACGACAGATCAAATTGTCTGCATATAATGTGTGTATAATAAATCAGGGGaaaaaacatagaaaaatgTGTATGAATGTTATTATTGCACTGAGTATGAAATGAGTCTTATTTGACTTTGGATGCTGTTTTATAGGActgtctccctcccccccccccacctcatttCCCgaagctgctgctcctcctcctcacagAGCATGGCTCAGGACACCAATGAGACCCAAGTGCCCATGCTGTGCATTCTGGGCTGTGGTTTCTATGGCAACCCACGCACCAATGGCATGTGCTCAGTCTGCTACAAGGAGCACGTGCAGAAACAACAGGGAGGTGGCCATGCTGGCCCCCCCGGTGACAGGGGTGAGCTAAGCGAGAATGGTGAGAGAGGGGGGGATTTGCTAGTGTCCTTGTGAAACCTAGTGTTTATctaattactgtaattaagACGTATAAActcattgaagttcctgaaggTTTGTACATTCATCTGAATTAGCCCCACCCATTGCATGCGTGCAGACCCTGCTGATCCCGTCGATGTTGAGTCCTCTGGGGATGCCAGCGTATCTCTGCAGGCCTTCGCTGACTCCAGCACAGGTGAGGGAGCCCAGGCAGAGGCAGACAAGGCCAGGTATGGCTTCCGATCCCTTGTTCCTGCAATAATCTTTTTAAATCTCTCACAGCCGTTAAACTAAAGtgatgtatttgtgtgtgtgtgtgtgtgtgtgtgtgtgtgtgtgtgtgtgtgtgtgtgtattgggggggggggacccagcTCCCCAGGTACCGTCGCCCAGCTGATGACAGCCATGAGCATCTCTCAGGACAGTGGGACCGTTGACACGGATCaggaggaagatgaggaagaggatgatgaGGGCGAGGAGGGAACATCCAAAGCTACAGGTGAGGTTGACGTTTGGAAGGCGCCAGTATCCTGAGACACTCATGAACTGGTTggcactaaaaaaaaaaaaaaaaaaaaaaacaagctttgAAAGTTACAATGaggcatccatcttccaaatgcttTCCCAGCACCGGGTCACGAGGGGGGGAGGATTGGATTCtttcccagacagcacagggtacaatgcaggggacaccctagatgGTTTTGATCCATTTATAAAGCTGGATATTTCCCTGAAGCAATTTGAGCCATTCAGTTTGAGTACCTTGCTAATGACTGCAAGAGCAGGACTGCATTTGGAGCCTGAGCACAAACCTTCAGGTTACAAGTCTGTCCTTAACTACCTGGGCAGAAGCTCTTTGGTGGATTTACACAGAAAGTGCACTCTACATCCGAAAGCAGTGTGTGTCGTAATAAATCGAGAGATGAGTATTTGATGGGTGTggtgtgtgttttgtcttaTGGTAGGAGCTTGTGGGGAGAGACTTTAATCAAAATGCtctctgttttgtgtgtgtgtgacaggggaGGCTGATGAATCAACGCAAGCACCCCCCGGTGGAGATCAAATACCTGACAAGGGTAAAAAGACAAACCGCTGCTTTACCTGCCGTAAGAAAGTGGGCCTTACAGGTGAGCATCACCTCGGATGTGGTGAAATCAAAAGCAGCCTTTATCTAAGGCAgcgtttctcaatccggtccttggggaccccaagacagtccatgtttttgctccctcccagctcctggtagcgagtaaaaatgtggaatgtctggcagggagctgggagggagcaaaaacatggaccctCCGGGGGTCCATGAGAACTGGGTTGCGACATGCTGGTCTAAGGCGTTCAGAGCGtgatgcgttttttttttttttttttttttttgtgtttttggagATTTCCTTCCAGAGTTGTCCCTAATTCTTTTAATACACATACTTCAACTTTGCGGGTATGTAATCTTAACCTTTCTTTGGGGAAACCTCTATTTCAGGATCCCATGTAAGCGGTTTACTAAGGGAACTGTAAAAATAGAACAGAACGCTAAAATAGACGCTGTTTAAAATAAACAGCATCAGAGAGTTTTCTAAAAGCAGAACATGTCTCTACGTATGGCCGTCCCCTTGGTGTGGGATGGTGGCACGGAAATGGTGGCATCTTAAGGAGAAGGCAAGTGCTATCATCTGCAAGGTTTAAGTTGGTCAAGAAGCTGTAGCAGACCTGAGGATTTGTCTCTGTAGTAGAATATTTGGAGATCACCCAACATACCACAGGTCTCCGGTGTCCAATGCTTTGCTCGTACTCTCTACTGCAAGGAATTATGGGGGGTGGTGGGAGGGGTCAAGCTTCTTTCTATAGGTCAGATCAGTCTGCCTGCTTGCCCGCCTGCATGGCTGTTCTCTTGTCACCACTCCCCCCGCCTCTTCCTCATCCCCTCTCCACGCCCCCCTGATCCCCCACTGGTGTCTGTACTCCAGGCTTTGATTGCCGCTGCGGTCACCTCTTCTGCGCCGCACACCGCTACTCGGACAAGCACGAGTGCCCTTTCGACTACCGGGGGGAGGCGGCGGCGCGTCTGCGCAAGGAGAACCCCATCGTGGTGGCAGAGAAGATCCAGAAGCTGTGAGCAACAGGCCTGATTTTCTTTGAACTGCTTCTTTAAGATTGAGATCATGGTGgattttattgatcccagtaGGAAGTTCTGGGtcttgctgctgtttgtaacCAGAATTCCCCGCTGGCATCAATAAAATccatcttaatcttaatcttaaattAGTAATGAAATGTGGCTTAAGCCACTTGCTACAGtgactttttttgtatttttcctccCTTTTTTGGTGAAAGGACGACTAAAACGGCATTACCTCCACCACCACAACCATTACTACCCACAAAAACTGTCTTATCTTCAATGCTTTTCTTTCTGATTGTAACCTCAGATTGAGTTACAAGGTCTCCTGTGTTAACATTGTTTTGAGAGGGAGAGAACTGCAGGGTTGGAGCATCTTCTATTTCTGGAGCCTCTTTGTTTTAACATGTTTTATATGCCACTGGTTTAACATAAATGGACAAAAAACACCATTTACCATGTGCAGTCAGTCAAGTCTGCCTGTTCTGGAAGCACCTTTTTTAATTCTTTTGCTCTCTGACAATTGGTCCGACATAtgcaaacaaacacaattaTGGTTTTTCGGGATGTATTACATTTTAAGTTTCTGAGCGCATGTGTAGGGTTGTAGAGCAGAGGGTGACTGATATGTACTTTCTCTGGATGAGTGTTTGGTGACCATATTGCAgtttgctttgtgtgtgtgtgtgtgtgtgtgtgtgtgtgagtgattgctttctatttattttatggTTTTTAAACGTTGGTTTAAAAAGTGGGTTCGCAATGGACAGAAAGATGCATGTGTGAGCAAGCTATTAAATAGGTTACTCTCTTGAATGTTGAATtgtatttatgcattttctTCAAGTATGTAACCAGCTTTAGCGAGAGACACACAAGCAACTGGAGTTTAGTTCCTTCAGGAAACAAAGCACAGCTACCAAGTTGTTCCAAGTTATAAAGTATCTGTTACGtggcacacatacacagcttAAATAAAAATTCCACTGCTGTACTATCAAAAGAGCAGTTCATCTATCTTTGTTTTGCTAAGTGGCATCGAGTGGATATAGCTAgaagtatttttttctgtttagttGGAAtatcaaattaaaaatatattgttgCAACTATGAGGAGGAAAAATAGGTTTCCTTATGCTACAGAGCAGAATTGTGGTTTGCCTAGTTGACCTTTTTCAGAAGTACTATTTGAAACTACTGGCAGGTCACAAAGCTAATCTCAAGGGTTTGATTTGCATGAAATGAATGACGTCATGGGTCATATTTAGCAGGGTGTTGTTGACGCTGACATGTAATGGAACTCTATGGCTGTGACAGATTTGGAGTTTCACTTGcacaaaaaatgttctgagggtggaaggaaaaattattggttcagagaaataaccaatcagattgtggaggaggtgggtccaagcaactggaGGAGGCAGGAACAACCAATCATAtgtcttggacccacctcctctacaatctgttTGGTTATCTCCCTTATTAGTCATTtctcattctgccctcagaacatttttgtgtaagcaaaAAACTCCAATGAGCATTTGGAACCCAAATAACCCATGAAATTTCATCAAGGATTCTTATTTGTAGGCTTGCAGGCAAGTAAGTGGAAagtctataaatgcattatagtACTACTGGACTGTGATGAGCCTAGTATAATGGAGCAATTGCAAATGGTGTTTTGGTGGGCTTGGTCCTGTGTGCGAGGAACTTGCCAGCGATAGCAGCCTTCAGCTAATGGATCACATGGCCTGTCAGCTTGTTGGTGTGCAGTCACCTCTTCAGCCACGCTGCCAGTCACTCTCTAACTTGTATTTTGCTTTTCCAGCTGGGAGGTTCCTTAGCTGGAGGCTAACCTGACACTGTAACACAAGTCTTAGCTCAAGCTTGGTTTGATTTGATTACCTTGtttgtttgcgtgtgtgtttgtttgcttgtttgatGATTCAGTTTGTTTGTTCGTTCTTTTGTTGCTAACAGCTTTTTGTAAGCGACGTAACCAACTGGCGTGTATAAAATGGTAAGTGGCTAGTGCATACTGTGCCCAGTTTGTGTGCTGGTGCGTTTGGCCGATTCTGGCATAATAATGTTGACTTATGGTCGTGGTGCAATTAATGGGAAATGAAGGTGGTGAGTTAAGTTACTGGTGTGGGTTGCCCATTGAAGATGGAGAAAAGGTGAATATGGAAAGGGTCTGCTCTTAATTTTGGCTGCGTCCCTGTTAATATGATGATGACTTGCCAGTTGCATACAGTACATGAATTTGTTAAAAGGTATGCATGCTAAATCCCTATTCGAGTTGGCGTTCTCGTCGTTAAATTCATCGCACTCTGTAGGTTTCTGTTATCAGACACACTTGCTGAGTGTGCGTTTACCTCGGACCAGCTGCGTAATATACGTTTATTCTAGGTAGCCAACAGACACAACCCTGGATCTTCTACCACAATGTTTCATCCTGCTTCATCTCCATTTTAAACCCTAATCCTTGTCAATCCGAAATTTAAATCTCCATAATGAAACGAAAACAGAAACTAAACTTGTCCTCAgtaatatgtatttatttggaGATCACATCAGTTTTATACCAACTGGATCTGACTGAATCTGCTTGGCCATGATCGTCCTGCTGTTTTGTTGGTGGCCTGGATTTAAGGTGCTAAGCACAAATAATTGATGTAAATATTCTGGTTTggtttgaagttttttttttttaagagagCATTCTGATCCAAATTTATTTAAACATCCCACGTTCCCTCAAGGgcttaattttatttctaaatcCTCCCAAAATCATTTTGTCTATTTCGTACCCGAAGGAGTTTGACATTGGGAGGGGACCAAATTTGCTCTGGCAGAGATAATCTTGTATGTCTCTTCTTAATGGGACGACTGTCCGTGGTGTAATGCGCTCATGTGTGTGGAATCCTCAGGAAGGAAGCAGATTGCATGATGGTTTGACAGCTAATCTAATCATAACCCCAAATTCTCTGGTGTAGCAGTGTCATTATTAGAGGACCTTATTGCTTGCATAAATCAAGAAAAATATAGAAtgggatttatttatttgtcttttGGGAAGGGGGGTGCAGTGTGATgatattgccccccccccccccccccaaatccccccTGTGTATCTGTGACCTTTGCGTGGTAACTTTTAAACTGTGCCACATTCTAGCATCTGGATAAAGAGGTCAGATGGGTTCAGATAACAGCAGCACAGTGGTGTTTAGCCAGAATAAGAACAGTGAGGAGCATATGTATCTCCAGGAAGCTGGCTGTGAAGACCGGTGCAAGTCCAAAAGGAGGAGGCAGCCGCCGCCGGGGATGAGCGCGCGACGTCACGTGCATGTCTGCCAGACTGCACTTTTCTTGCTGCCACATCAGCAGCCAATCTCATATTTCAAAGGTTTGCCTCACCAAGCTGTGCCTTGTGGTTAACCCTACCCTTTTCTCTGCAGCAGTGCTTTTGAAAGAAAGAGGGTGGGGTGGAACATACTTGAAATTCACTTTGGATCCTTTTccagtgaacctttttttttctttttctttcattgTACAGTTTACAAGGGTGAGAGATACAtctacagttgtcattgtttcaCGCTAATGACAAATTTTGAGATTTAACTATTAATTTGAAAACAGTACAGAGGTACCACCCTAGTCTGTTTTCCAGCCTCAatggttttttttccagatataCCTCTCTGTGATGCTTAGGACTTAAGGCAGACGAGTGGcaataaataaaagtatttaCCGTAAATCTGAATATGGGGACTTTAAGTTGTTTTGACAGCCGCCCCCTCTAACATATACCACCTTTTTAAGCTCTGTGCTGAGGCTTTCAGACCAGGAAATCTCCTCTCACCAGAGGAATGTCACTCTTCCTTTTCCTTTCGCCGTTCTCTTACTGCCAGGCTCTGCCGTCTGGCACACGGGCGGTCCGGAGCGAGTGTGACGTAATAGCTCTGTGCGCAAACCCCTCAAATgcttaataaaattattttgaacTCCATATGTACCACGCGCgtcttgttttttctttcccaAAGACAAATGCAAATTGCAGACAAATAAGTGTAATttcttaaaacaaaaaatgctatttattttttctaatCGTTtcataaaaagaacaaaaaaatgttacagTATGTTTCATGGAAATGTTACAGTACAGTTATGtagtttaaatgttaaaatatgcATAGTATTTAAAAGAACACCAAGTAAGTTTACTGTTCTTCAAAATTCGGTACAGGGAATGAAGTAAATACACAGTACATTAAGCCGGAGcacatcaaaaacaaaaatagttaCAGAGTAGGTGGTCCTCGGGCGTCTTTATTGGCAGATTCTGTTGTCACGTCCTGCCTACGTCATTTCCGGCTGAAACAGGgcagcagttaaaaaaaataccgtGGCTAACGTTGTTAGCAGGTCGGCTAGCGACAATTAACAGTTTAGCGCATGAATGTCTTCATAATACCGCGGTGATTAAGGCGCAGGTCGGGCGTTCGTGTTATTTTCGCTCCCTCTTTGGGATTACGAGGGAATGCTTCTCTGGTTGTTTTCTTCCTGAATTTCAATTTTTATCTGAAGAATCTGGATTCTGTTTAGGGAATATATTGGCATATGGGACACTGGGCACGCTTCGGTCAGAGGGAATAAACGTACGGCTAGACTGAAGTTTTTACCGAACTATCTTCTTTCCTCGACACTCGCTAGTGAGGTTCGTTTTCCAAAATACCAAGCTGAAGGGAAGGTCAGCATAAATACTCTTGACTGGCTAGTGACGGCAGCCAGTCGGCttctttaaatatatatatagataaagATGTTTAACAGAAGAGGAGCTGGCTGTACAGGCTTTCATCGGCGGTCTCGGTAGCCTAAGTCGAGCTGTCATTCGCACTGTGGTTTAAAGCCGATAGCCTTTTAAACTTCATATCCCGCGTCATTTATCAGCCGAGACCGGTGCCTGAAGTCTCTTGCCGTCCTGGTGTAAATATGGCCTTTCTTCGGACTTTATTTAAATCTAACGATCGCTAGTTCCGAGATAAGATCTTAAATCGAGGTTTTTTTATCCTTTAAATATGCGATGATTATCACAAGGCACTTGGCCAGTAAGAAGTCTCTCAACCAAGGTCTTGTTCTTTTACATTATCCCGCTTCCTGGATTTCTGGGGATATCGATAAACATCTTAGTTATTGAGTATATATATTTTGATCTCTGTAGCAAGCTAGATAGTTACAGTCGTATTATTGCCGGCGGTTTTGGGTCccgtaactttttttttttttttagtagcaTTTTCTTGGAATTCATTACCAGGTAATTTTCCTTCATTGTCTTGTTcctcttttatttatttgcgtGACATTTATAGTAGACATTGCTTAGTCAGCAGAAATAATGAAACCGGTTTTAAAATGTTAGGCTGACTCGTGTAGTTAGTATCTATCGCTTTTTTTAATACTGCACGTTTCCGCTCTGTATACGGTTTATGGTAAACCGGTGTCATTTCCCATTAAACTTGCATTTAAAACAACACACTGCTAAGCAAGTGCATGGTTACTTTCACTTTGAAGAAACGCAAGCTAAGCTTATTGGCATGTAAAGTGTCCTGAATGCTTTTTTTGGTTCTTATTCTAGTGTTTATGAGAGATGTTTTTGTTAGTCTGTGCGCTTCTGTGCTACGTGTGAAAACAACTGTTCCAGAATCAGCAGCAGCTCAATTCTCTGTCCCCTCTGCAGTAGACCATGAACGGCCTGTCTGTCAGCGAGCTGTGCTGCCTCTTTTGCTGCCCCCCGTGTCCCAGCCGCATCGCAGCAAAGCTGGCCTTCCTGCCCCCAGAACCCACTTATGCCCTTCTGCCCGACCTGGAAGCAGGACCCACCCCCACTGCTTCGCTGGGAGCCTCGGGCCTTCGCTCCCGCGGCAGCGGCGGcggcggaggaggaggaagcagcAAGGTGGAAGAGACGAGGTGGAAGCTCCACCTGACAGACCGGGCCGAGTTCCAGTACTCCCAGAGGGAGCTGGACGGCACAGAGGTCTTTCTTACCCGCTCCAGCCGTGGAAACAGAGTGGGCTGCATGTACATCCGCTGTGCCCCTTCTGCCAggtaagtggggggggggcagatagtAACAAATGATAGTAAATAGCTCGGGATGGAAGAGAGCGGCGGGCGGAGGCTTAGGAGAAGACGGAATGAAGATAGAAAGTGGGACAGGCAGGAAATGAGAGCAGAGCAAATGCAGATAATTTCAGCTTTGCCTGTTAAGTTTGACAGAAGATTTGCAGTGAAACACTTGCGTGCCTTAGCTTCATGTACCTCGTGCTTTTAATTTCGAACACATAACATCCAATGAAATCCTGTTTTGCACATGCATGCGGCATTAATGGATATAAACGGCACTTCCCTCATACAGAAACGGCTGGCTATATTGTTAATCAGCTCATC is a window from the Paramormyrops kingsleyae isolate MSU_618 chromosome 21, PKINGS_0.4, whole genome shotgun sequence genome containing:
- the LOC111836617 gene encoding AN1-type zinc finger protein 5-like isoform X4, with protein sequence MAQDTNETQVPMLCILGCGFYGNPRTNGMCSVCYKEHVQKQQGGGHAGPPGDRGELSENDPADPVDVESSGDASVSLQAFADSSTGEGAQAEADKASSPGTVAQLMTAMSISQDSGTVDTDQEEDEEEDDEGEEGTSKATGEADESTQAPPGGDQIPDKGKKTNRCFTCRKKVGLTGFDCRCGHLFCAAHRYSDKHECPFDYRGEAAARLRKENPIVVAEKIQKL
- the LOC111836617 gene encoding AN1-type zinc finger protein 5-like isoform X2, with amino-acid sequence MFAARCFVYRTTVSLPPPHLISRSCCSSSSQSMAQDTNETQVPMLCILGCGFYGNPRTNGMCSVCYKEHVQKQQGGGHAGPPGDRDPADPVDVESSGDASVSLQAFADSSTGEGAQAEADKASSPGTVAQLMTAMSISQDSGTVDTDQEEDEEEDDEGEEGTSKATGEADESTQAPPGGDQIPDKGKKTNRCFTCRKKVGLTGFDCRCGHLFCAAHRYSDKHECPFDYRGEAAARLRKENPIVVAEKIQKL
- the LOC111836617 gene encoding AN1-type zinc finger protein 6-like isoform X3, with protein sequence MFAARCFVYRTTVSLPPPHLISRSCCSSSSQSMAQDTNETQVPMLCILGCGFYGNPRTNGMCSVCYKEHVQKQQGGGHAGPPGDRGELSENDPADPVDVESSGDASVSLQAFADSSTGEGAQAEADKASSPGTVAQLMTAMSISQDSGTVDTDQEEDEEEDDEGEEGTSKATGEADESTQAPPGGDQIPDKGKKTNRCFTCRKKVGLTDFLPELSLILLIHILQLCGL
- the LOC111836617 gene encoding AN1-type zinc finger protein 5-like isoform X1 — its product is MFAARCFVYRTTVSLPPPHLISRSCCSSSSQSMAQDTNETQVPMLCILGCGFYGNPRTNGMCSVCYKEHVQKQQGGGHAGPPGDRGELSENDPADPVDVESSGDASVSLQAFADSSTGEGAQAEADKASSPGTVAQLMTAMSISQDSGTVDTDQEEDEEEDDEGEEGTSKATGEADESTQAPPGGDQIPDKGKKTNRCFTCRKKVGLTGFDCRCGHLFCAAHRYSDKHECPFDYRGEAAARLRKENPIVVAEKIQKL